CAAACAGATCCTTGTTTAAATACGCGCGATCTCTCAAGAAAAATGGCGCCTATATCACCGTTGGTGGATCGATGTATAGGTTGTTAGAGGTTGCATTGTTAGGTTCACTCATATCACTTTTTACCGGTAAAAAGCTGAGCGTACTCATTCATCAGCCAAATAAAGGTCTAGATCAGATTTCCAGACTTGTGGAAGAGGGACAAATAAAACCGGTTGTGGATGGCCCCTACGGATTTGATAAAATCCCTGAGTTGATTCAGTATTTCGGTGAGGGCAGGCATTTGGGAAAGATCGTCGTTGAAATTGAAAAATAATGCCCCACAATAAAATCTGTAGTTCAAAAAGTGAATTCGGCCTGGAACCATAATTTGCTTGTGCCGGGAAGAGTGCTGCTTCCCCGAAAATCGGCGTATTTTATCAAAAAGCTGAGATTTTCGCTGATCTGCTTGCTGAGGGATGCATTCAATTCTCTTCCCAAATAGTCACCTGATTCGTCGCCGTAAAACCAGTGGTGTTTAGCAAGCATTGCCAAATCCCACGGAAGCTGTGTGGACGCATAGATATTCAAATCCCTGAGTCCGCCGGCCGGTGTTGACAAGAAAAGATCACTCCAGCCCTGAAATGCGTGTAGAGTGGCCAATGGTGTTTGAAATGAGACGTCTGAATCACTTCCCAATACCTCTATCGCGACCCCGGCCCTGCCGATATTTCGCTTGACAACGCTTATATCGGTCAGTGAATAATCTGCAGAAAAGTCCATCGGATTGTTGCCGCTGTTTTGCTGAAGTGCATAGGACCCGGTATAGAGAAGTGAAAGATCATCGGTTAAACCTACCGTGCCGTTCACTCTGAACCCAACCGTTCGGGAAGACAATGCCGGCTGATTCTCAAAATCGAGGGAGTATAAAAAAGCGGTGAGCGTGCTGCCGGGTACGAGTTCACTGTAGGTCAGATTTGCAACATGTGAGTCGGATGTGAATATTCCCGCCGGGTGGGAGGGGCCAAAAACACGGTTTACCTGCCAGATGTAGCTATACTCAAGTTTCAGATTCTCCACACCGAAAGAGGTATTGAGTGTAGCAGCATCAAAGGTTTGTTCGTTCTGTCTCCATCCAACATTGCCGACAAATCGTGCGCTGCTGTGAATCACTCTCTGACGCCCGATCCGTACCATCAGATCGATGGAGCTTTCCTGGAACTGAGCATATAACTGGTTCATCACGGTCATTCGCGGGTCGGCAATCGCAGCTCTGTCGGGCTGATTATTTAAACCGGCCGCGTTGTAGGTTTCCCGGCTGATCGGACGGAGATCTAAAAATTCGGCATAGGCGGAGATTCCATTCAGTGGCTGTGTGCTGTACCCAAGACGCAGGCGGTTGGTGACTGCAAAAGCATCCCTGGCAGCATCCGTTTGGACCAGCTCCGAGCGGAGACGATTATTCAGATGAATGCTTCCCCCGGTAATGGCTCTGATCAGCCTGTTCCCATTTTCCTGTTGAGCTGATGAAGGAGCTGAATCAGCGTGCTGAACGGATTGAAGTGAATCAGAAGCAACCGGGGGATCGGGTGACATTGTGGGAATGGCGCTCAAGCTTGATGTACAAATTGTAATTGCGAATACTGAGATGAGAACGTTCCGAAAGCAAATTTTCATAGTGTGGCAGGATTAGTTTTAACCCGGGTAGGATTGCAGTAAATAGCAGCAATCGGAGAGTTATTTAATAAAGGGTGATCCGCTTTGTAAGAAGAGATCAAAAGTAGTGAATCCGTAGCGTTGATCCTGTTTTATGCACTTTCCGACGATCATAATTCTCACAATAATAAGTGTTATGTCAATCCTAAACCTGTCAGGTTTGAAGAATAAAAACACTGCTATATAGGTAAAAGCCAATAAACCTGACAGGTTTTACCCGGTAGTTTACCGATGACACGACACCAGCTTCATTCTACTCACTATCCAATACTCTGCGGTTTTTCAGATCGCGGAAAACGGCAACAACATATAGTGCAACACCCAGAATCATTATAGGCATTCCCATGAATACACCGAGGCCTACGCTCCAGGATTGAAATCCAAAGATCAGAAAGATGAGGACGAGAAGCATACCTGCCATCGTACAAAGGATAGCGGCCCGAACCAGTCTGTCGACTTCCTGAGGGACTTGATCGTGTTGTGACGTGTTTTCTGTGTTACTCATTCAGGGCCTCCACAAGTTTTTCCAGTTCTTTGATGTCAATCTCACTAATCTGGGATGCAGTTTGACGTTCTGTGCGATGGTGTTCGGGTACATCATCCCGTTCCTGCGGGGTGGGATGAGCCGGGCCGTGACAGGAGGTGCAGCTCACCTCGTCTGTCCGGAATTTATCCGCCAGCGCAAGGTGGCTTGGAACATCCCGGTACGCCGTTGTACCGCCGTGGCACGCCGTGCAGTTCATGTTTGGATAGCTGCCCGCATATCGGATAGGATCTTCCCAAGTGCGGGTTACAAACAGAAGCCAGTGTCGGAATCCGTCGCGCTTCCCCTCAAAAGTGCCGTGTGCGCCGTAGGTCGTATGGCATGTGTAGCATTGATACTCCGAAATCCATTGATTTTTGAAGTGACGCGCAGCAAGTGTTGAACTTTCGGGATCGTACAGGTCGTTCACAAACGGATCCATCACATGGCAGGTACCACACGATTCAACCGTTTTTGTGGTCTCCAGCACGGTAGCACTGGTTCCAAGTCCAACAATCACCGGCAGCACAAACAGGCTGATGATCAGCAGCAGCCGGTAGTTCATTCGGTTGATGCGACTCTTGTACACAAACTCAATCAGAATCAGAATAAAAAGTGCAGTAACCACTGCAAAAATTCCGGCAAGCCGCATCAGTTCGCCCACCGTAATTCCTTTTTCGGCAGCCGGCGAAACGGGCTGAAGCTGATCTCCTTGCCCCTGCATGAAAAATGCGTAGGTGCTGCCATAAAGTGTGGCTTTGGATTCTTCAACCGACATTTCACTTCTGTCAAACTCGTGATAACTTTCAAACAGAGCCTGATCCTGGCTCGAGTCATCAACCACGTAAATTCCAATGATTGCAACAGCAAGGCCAGTGGCTACCAGGAAGATCAAAAAAGAGAATAACAGGTTGGATCTTTGTTTTTCCATAACGAACAGGTTTATTAATATCAGGCTTGAACTGATGCTTTTTCGATGTTGACCGCGCACCGTTTATAATCGGGCTGACGGGAGAAGGGGTCTACCGCATCGCTGGTTATTTTGTTCACAAGATGTTTGGCTGAGTGCATCGTGGCAAAGACCAATCCCTCGCGAATATTGTTGGTAATGCGCGTGACAAAATCTGCATCACCGCGGCGGCTGTAAACGTTTACCATATCTCCTTCACTCAGTCCATATCGCTGTGCATCGGCTGGGTGAACTTCAAGAAAATCGGTATCTACACTTTTCAGATCCTCAATTCCCCGGGTAATAGTTTCCGTATGCCAGTGTTCCAGAACGCGGCCGGTGGTGAGTGTCAGCGGATACTCCTCATCGGTCGGCTCATAGGGCGGTTCCTGCTCGTGCAGATAGATAATTGCCCTGCCGTCGGGACGTGCATAAAAATCGAGCCGTGCATCTTCATTACGCACCATCGGGTCCGATCCCGGTACAAATCTTCGGCAGGTTCCGGGGTGATCTTCATCGGGACACGGCCAGAGAATTCCGGGCTGATTCTTCAGACGCTCATAGGTAATTCCTTCAAAATTGTAGTATGACTGTCCTGAGATCTTTCTCCACTCGTTCCAGATATCCTCCTGGGTTCGATTTGGGAAGAGATCAGAATGACCAAGGCGATCGGCCAGATCGATCAAAATGTCGAAATCGCTGCGGGCTTCGCCCTGCGGTTCGGCCAGTTTGGGTACATAGTGATATCTTCGTTCCGACTGGCTGAACACGCCGCTCTTTTCCACCCACATCGCCGCGGGGAGAACTACATCAGCATACTTTGTGGTTTCGGTGGGATGAAATGCGTCAGCAACCACCACAAACGTTCGCTCCATCGCCTCGCGATAGGGTAAAATGTTGGGAAGGGAGTGAATGGGATTGGTGGACATAATCAGCGTGCAGTCCACATCTCCTGCATGCATCGCCTGGAAAAGCGCCATGGTATGATACCCGGGATTGGGGCTGATTCTGCCCTCCGGCACATTCCACAGCTCCTCCATTTCACGCCGGTGATCCGGGTTGGCGACG
The window above is part of the Rhodohalobacter sp. SW132 genome. Proteins encoded here:
- a CDS encoding alginate export family protein yields the protein MKICFRNVLISVFAITICTSSLSAIPTMSPDPPVASDSLQSVQHADSAPSSAQQENGNRLIRAITGGSIHLNNRLRSELVQTDAARDAFAVTNRLRLGYSTQPLNGISAYAEFLDLRPISRETYNAAGLNNQPDRAAIADPRMTVMNQLYAQFQESSIDLMVRIGRQRVIHSSARFVGNVGWRQNEQTFDAATLNTSFGVENLKLEYSYIWQVNRVFGPSHPAGIFTSDSHVANLTYSELVPGSTLTAFLYSLDFENQPALSSRTVGFRVNGTVGLTDDLSLLYTGSYALQQNSGNNPMDFSADYSLTDISVVKRNIGRAGVAIEVLGSDSDVSFQTPLATLHAFQGWSDLFLSTPAGGLRDLNIYASTQLPWDLAMLAKHHWFYGDESGDYLGRELNASLSKQISENLSFLIKYADFRGSSTLPGTSKLWFQAEFTF
- a CDS encoding NapC/NirT family cytochrome c, which translates into the protein MEKQRSNLLFSFLIFLVATGLAVAIIGIYVVDDSSQDQALFESYHEFDRSEMSVEESKATLYGSTYAFFMQGQGDQLQPVSPAAEKGITVGELMRLAGIFAVVTALFILILIEFVYKSRINRMNYRLLLIISLFVLPVIVGLGTSATVLETTKTVESCGTCHVMDPFVNDLYDPESSTLAARHFKNQWISEYQCYTCHTTYGAHGTFEGKRDGFRHWLLFVTRTWEDPIRYAGSYPNMNCTACHGGTTAYRDVPSHLALADKFRTDEVSCTSCHGPAHPTPQERDDVPEHHRTERQTASQISEIDIKELEKLVEALNE